In the Brevundimonas mediterranea genome, TCGGCGCCATCCTGCTGATCCGCATCACCCTGTCGGAACAGACCTCGGGCGCCGTGGGCTTCCTGACCGTGGTCGGCCTGGGTCCGGACCAGTTGCACGGCCTCTTCCTGCTGATCCTGCTGGCCATGATCGCCGGCACGGCGGTCAGCGCCCTGACCCTGAACCTCACCAAGCTGAACAAGCCCATCGCCATCGCGCTAGGCCTCATCGCCGTCGGCGCCTTCATCGACAGCCACGCCACCGTTCTGACCCGTCCGGCCCAGCTGTATGTCAGCCAGGCCATGATCGCCTTCGCCTCGGCCATGTTCGTCGGCCCGGCCCTGTTGATCGGCGTCGGCAAGGTGCTGCAACAGGGGGCGCGCAACATCATCAGCTTCATCGTCATGTTCAGCGTGCTTCAGAACCTGGGCGCCCTGGCCGGCAGCGCCCTGATCGGCACGATCCAGGTGATGCGCGAGAAATTCCATTCGAACCAGCTGTCCGCCGACATCACCAGCCTGAATCCCGAGGTGGTTCTGCGCCTGCGCCAGCTGTCCGGCGCCTATGCCTCGACCATCACCGACCCGGCCCTGCTGAACGCCGAGGGCGTGGCCATGCTCACCCGTCAGGTGACGCAACAGGCCAATATCCTGGCCTATAACGACGTCTTCCTGATCATCGCCGCGGCCGCCGGCCTGGGCTGCGCCTGGGTCACGGCCGTCCATCTGCATCCGCGTTTCGAGGCGCGCCGCCAGGCGAAGCGCGCCGCCCGTTCCATGACCGCCGACCCAGCACCCGCCGCCGCCCCGACCGCCGACTGATCCCCTGAAAGCCCCCCGCACGCCGATGACCGACACGACATCCCCCCAATCCGCTCAACCTGCGCCTCCGCCTGCGTCGCCGCCCGAGCCGGACAAACGCGTCCTCTGGGCCGTGATCGCCGCGGTGGTCGCGGTCTTCGCCGTGGGCCTGGTGCTGTACGCCTGGCAGTTGCCGCCCTTCACCGGCCATGTGCAGCGGACCGACAACGCCTATGTGCGCGGCCAGGTGACGATCATCAGCCCCCAGGTCAGCGGCTATGTGGTCCAGGTCCCGGTCCAGGACTTCCAGGCCGTTCAGCAGGGCCAACTGCTGGCCCAGGTCGACGACCGCATCTATCGCCAGAAGCTGGAGCAGGCCGAGGCGGCGCTGCATTCCGCCCAGGCGGCCCTGTCCAACTCGACCCAGAGCCAGGCCTCGGCCCGCGGCGCGGTGGCGCAACAACGCGCCGGCATCGCCGCCGCCCAGGCCGCCCTGACCCGCGCCCAGGCCGACGCCAACCGCGCCCGCACCCTGAAGGCCGGGGGCTGGGTGTCGCAATCCAATGTGGACATCGCCGTCGCCGCCCTGCGCAGCGCCCAGGCCCAGCTGGCCCAGGCCCAGGCCGGCGAAGGCGTGGCCCAGACGGGCGTCACCTCGGCCGTGGTCAACCGCGACAGTCTGGCCGCCGCCGTCGAGAACGCCCAGGCCGCCGTCCGCCTGGCCCAGATCGACCTGGCCAACACCCGCATCACCGCCCCCCGCCCCGGCCGCCTGGGCGAGGTCGGCGTGCGCCAGGGCCAGTATGTCACCGCCGGAACCCAGCTGATGGGCCTGGTGCCCGACGTCGTCTGGGTCACGGCCAATATGAAGGAGACGCAGATGCGCGACATCCGCATCGGCCAGCCGGTCGAGATCGCGGTCGATTCCCTGGGCGGCCGGACCCTGCGCGGGCGCGTCGAACGCATCGCCCCCGCCGCCGGCAGCGAGTTCAGCGTCATCCGCCCCGACAACGCCACCGGCAACTTCACCAAGGTCGCCCAACGCATCCCGGTCCGCATCCGCATCGAGCCGGGGCAGGCGGGCGTGGAGCGTCTCGCGCCGGGGATGTCGGTGGTGGCGAAGGTGGATACGGGCGGCTGAGGGAACCCTCCCCCTCCCCCCGCGCTCCCCTCCCAGCAAGGGAGATCCTGATGGACCGTGAACAGACCAAGGGCCGGGAGAAGAACGGCGCGGACCCGGCGGGCAAGCCCGACGGCCTGACCTCCGACGCCGATGTGAAGAAGGTCGGTCAGCAGGAGCGCCGCAGCGCGGGACCGGACGGTCCGGACGCGGCGGAGGTAGGCGACACCTTCAAGCGCAAGCCCTGAATCGCCGCCGCGCGCGGCTCTCACCCCCGGCGGGGCGACAACCGGGCCGCCAGCAGATGCACGTCGTGGGCCCGCATCCGCTCGAAATTGCCCAGGCCCAGGGCGAGGGCGCGCATCACCTCGGTCTGGCGCGTCTGTTCGGGATGTTCCGGCAGGGACGCCTCCGCCCGCGCCAGTTCCGCATCCAGTTCGGCCATCATATCGGCCAGGACTCCGTCGTTCATCTGTTCCTCCGTCACGCCGCCGACCGCCGCCATCGGTTAAAGCACAAACGGAACAAATCACGAACATACTGACGCATCACAGCTGTGGACGACCGCAGTCACGGCCGCCGGGCTCGGCGCCTCATGCTCAGACGAACGCCGGCGACCGTGAGGCCGCCGGCGCTTGTTTTCGTCGAAGCCGTCCCCCGCCCGGGCGGGGGACGGGGGTCGATCAGCTGTCGGCCTGCCAGCCGCCGGCGAGGGCGCGGAACAGGGCGATCTGGTAGGTGGTGACCAGGGCGTCCGACTGGGCCAGGGCGGCGTCGGCGGCGGCCTGGGTCCGTTCGGCGTCCAGCACCAGCAGGAAGCTGTCGGCGCCGGCGTTGAAGCGCTGACGCGACAGGTTGGCGGCGCGGGCGGCCTGATCGCGGGCCTCGGTCAGGGCCGCGCGGCGGTCCAGTTCGTTGGCGTAGTTGCTGAGCGCCGTCTCGGTCTCCTGCAGGGCCGTCAGCACCGTCTGGTCGAAGCTGGCCAGGGCCGCGTCGGAGCGGGCGTCGGCGGCCTTGATCTGGGCGCGGGCGGCGAAGACGTTGGGGAAGGACCAGCTGATCAGCGGACCGAAGCTGAACCGGAAGTTCTGGTCGTCGCCCAGTTCGCCCGAGTCCTGGGCCGTCGAGCCGAGAGAGCCGCCCAGGCTGATCTGCGGATACAGATTGGTGGTCGCCACGTTCACGCGGGCCGCGGCGGCGGCCAGATTCGCCTCGGCCTGGCGCACGTCGGGACGTCGCGCCAGCAGAGCCGCGCCGTCGCCGACCGGGATCGGTTGGCTGAGCTGCGGCGGCCGGACGCAGGCCGCGGCGGCCTGGCTGGCCTCGGCCGGGGTGACGCCCGTCAGGGTCGCCAGACGGTACAGGGCCTCGTTACGCGAGGCGCGCAGCGTCGGCAGGGTCGCCGCCGTCTGGGCCAGGGCCGCGCGGGCGCTGGCCACGTCCAGGCCGGTGCCCGCCCCGCCGTCGAGCAGGGTCTGTGTCAGCTGAGCCGTATTGCGTTGCAGCCCCAGCGTCCGTTCGGCCACCGCGATCTGGGCGTTGGCCGAGCAGGCGTCGGCATAGGCGCGGGCGGTCTCGGCCGCGACCGAGACCTGGACCGTGGCCAGGGCGGCCTCGGCCGCGCGGGCGTCGGCGCGGGCGGCGCGGATGGTCGATTCCACCCGGCCGAACAGATCGACCTCGTAGCTGGCCGACAGACCGACGTCATAGGTGTCGATCTCGGGCGCCTTGCCGTCCGCCTCCAGAACCGAAGAGGTGGCGGCCGAGGCGCGGCTGCGCTGGGCCTGGGCGCTGGTGGTCGTGGTCGGGAACCGGCCCACGCGCGCCTCGGACAGCGACGCCCGAACCGCGCGCAGGTTGGCGAAGGCCGCCTCCAGCTCGTTGTTCTCGGCGAAGGCCTGACGGATCAGGCCGTCCAGGGTCGGATCGTCGTACAGCCGCCACCAGTCGTCTCGCGCCTGGGCGGTCGAGACCGTGGTCGAGGCGGAGCCGACGAAGGCGCCCGTCCCGGCCACGGGCAGGTCGGCGGCAGGCGCCTGGGGCCCGACCGCGCAGGCGGCCAGCAGGGCGCCGGATGCTGCGACGGTCAGGAAGCGGAGGGTCTTGGTGCGGGTCATCAGAAGTCCCCTCCCCGCCCGGCGGCCGGAGCCGGCGCATCGGGATCGGTCAGGCTGGAAGTTTGATCGTAGCGGACGGCTTCGGTGACGTTCGACTTCGGCGTCGGCTTCTTGCCTTGCGGCAGTTTGGACGACAGCCAGCGGGTCACGACATAGAAGACCGGCGTGAAGATCAGGCCGAAGAAGGTCACGCCCAACATGCCGGAGAAGACCGCCGTGCCGAGCGACTGGCGCATTTCGGCGCCCGGCCCGGTCGCCAGCATCAGCGGCACGACGCCGAGGATGAAGGCGAAGGAGGTCATCAGGATCGGACGCAGGCGGGTCCGGGCCGCAGCCACGGCTGCATCGAAGCGGTTCATGCCCTCGTCCTCTTCCGCCTGTTTGGCGAACTCGACGATCAGGATGGCGTTCTTGGCCGCAAGGGCGATCAGGACCACCAGACCGATCTGGACCAGGATGTTGTTGTCCAGGCCCCGCAGATTCACCCCGATCATGGCCGCCAGCAGGCACATGGGCACGATCAGGATGACCGCCAGCGGAAGCGTGAAGGCCTCATACTGGGCCGCCAGCACCAGGAAGACGAAGACCACGGCCATCAGGAAGATCATGGTCGTGCCGGAACCCGCCGCCTTCTGCTGGTAGGCCAGTTCGGTCCACTCATAGCTGAAGCCTTGCGGCAGGGTGCTGGTCGCCATCTGCTCCATGACGCCCAGCGCCTGGCCGGAAGACACGCCCATGGCCGGGTTGCCCTGAAGCTCGGACGCCGGGAACAGGTTGTAGCGGACGATCCGGGACGGACCCGAGTCATTGACCAGGTTCGCCACCGAACCAATCGGCACCATGGCCCCGCTGGACGAGCGGGTCTTCAGGTTGGCGATGTCGGCGATGTCGTCGCGGTACTGGGGCTCGGCCTGCGCCGTCACCCGATAGGTGCGGCCCAGCATGTTGAAGTCGTTCACATAGGACGAGCCCAGATAGACCCCCAGGGTGTCGAACACCGCGCCGGGCTGGACGCCCATCATCAGCGCCTTGTCACGATCCAC is a window encoding:
- a CDS encoding HlyD family secretion protein; this encodes MTDTTSPQSAQPAPPPASPPEPDKRVLWAVIAAVVAVFAVGLVLYAWQLPPFTGHVQRTDNAYVRGQVTIISPQVSGYVVQVPVQDFQAVQQGQLLAQVDDRIYRQKLEQAEAALHSAQAALSNSTQSQASARGAVAQQRAGIAAAQAALTRAQADANRARTLKAGGWVSQSNVDIAVAALRSAQAQLAQAQAGEGVAQTGVTSAVVNRDSLAAAVENAQAAVRLAQIDLANTRITAPRPGRLGEVGVRQGQYVTAGTQLMGLVPDVVWVTANMKETQMRDIRIGQPVEIAVDSLGGRTLRGRVERIAPAAGSEFSVIRPDNATGNFTKVAQRIPVRIRIEPGQAGVERLAPGMSVVAKVDTGG
- a CDS encoding efflux transporter outer membrane subunit, whose product is MTRTKTLRFLTVAASGALLAACAVGPQAPAADLPVAGTGAFVGSASTTVSTAQARDDWWRLYDDPTLDGLIRQAFAENNELEAAFANLRAVRASLSEARVGRFPTTTTSAQAQRSRASAATSSVLEADGKAPEIDTYDVGLSASYEVDLFGRVESTIRAARADARAAEAALATVQVSVAAETARAYADACSANAQIAVAERTLGLQRNTAQLTQTLLDGGAGTGLDVASARAALAQTAATLPTLRASRNEALYRLATLTGVTPAEASQAAAACVRPPQLSQPIPVGDGAALLARRPDVRQAEANLAAAAARVNVATTNLYPQISLGGSLGSTAQDSGELGDDQNFRFSFGPLISWSFPNVFAARAQIKAADARSDAALASFDQTVLTALQETETALSNYANELDRRAALTEARDQAARAANLSRQRFNAGADSFLLVLDAERTQAAADAALAQSDALVTTYQIALFRALAGGWQADS